The following proteins come from a genomic window of Flavobacterium eburneipallidum:
- the galA gene encoding beta-galactosidase GalA produces MKNSNKIPFLFLLFYCCCVSVFSQSFSNEKPREHISIDKNWQFAFGHPFDTSKDFNNGTGYFSYLAKTTYGDGAAAKDFDDRSWRKLDLPHDWAVEQGFSEKASFSHGFKNIGRQFPEASIGWYRKKISIPKEDYGRRIHIAFDGVFRNAIVWFNGHYLGIHPSGYLGFEYDVTDYINYGGENTIAVRVDATMEEGWFYEGAGIYRHVWLNKTNSLHVPADGTFVSTTKLNINNAELASKVSVINEGSKTQNFKIIQTVYDASGKSIATATIDNLNLRPMETKEFETELTVSNPNLWSVANPYLHKMVTNIYSGNELTDIQTTTFGIRTLRFDANKGFFLNGKHLKIKGTNNHQDHAGVGVAMPDGLQDFRIATLKSFGSNAYRCSHNPPTPELLDACDRLGMVVIDETRLMGITNTQLTELKRMMLRDRNHPSIISWSIANEEWGIEGDIKGARMTRTIQDYAKTIDTTRGITAGISGSWDNGIATAVDVVGYNYIKHGGKETTDKHHREFPNLASWGTEEGSTVATRGIYFEDSEKHYKPAYDLPQSKDWYSIEQGWKHYDSRDYLAGMYIWTGFDYRGEPTPYQWPSTGSYFGMLDQCAFYKDDAWYLKAWWGTEPVLHLLPHWNWKRKEGQPIDVWAYSNCDAVELFLNKKSLGKKTVEKNGHLEWKVNYEAGTLEAIGYKNGKKFLTETIKTTSDAVALGLHSNVKTVQANGTDIAMITVDTKDKSGLQVPTSEDEVSFSISGPGKIIGVGNGKPTSVEPDQFLEKITVIPITNLKEKIINSISEVTETSDNLDISNWDTAFKELRDTVFEKKVKALIYGTNFDLPENFKDCKINFFYNSIGKSQSIYINGKQIAITIPENKKGDSFVLDKANLRAGKNSIVIIAEPLTYKYIWNPVNTNPGTIQLIEAAPTWKRTLFSGLAQVIVQSTGEAGEIILTATANGLKKGELKINAAK; encoded by the coding sequence ATGAAAAATTCTAATAAAATTCCATTTCTATTCCTATTATTCTATTGCTGTTGTGTTTCGGTTTTCTCGCAATCATTTTCTAATGAAAAGCCGAGAGAGCATATTTCTATCGATAAAAATTGGCAATTCGCCTTTGGTCATCCTTTTGATACCAGCAAAGATTTCAATAACGGAACAGGTTATTTTTCTTATTTGGCCAAAACCACTTATGGTGACGGAGCTGCCGCCAAAGATTTTGACGATCGCTCCTGGCGAAAACTCGACTTACCACACGATTGGGCAGTCGAGCAAGGTTTTAGCGAAAAGGCAAGTTTCAGTCACGGTTTCAAAAATATTGGAAGACAATTTCCAGAAGCCAGCATTGGTTGGTATAGAAAAAAAATAAGCATTCCAAAAGAAGATTACGGGCGTAGAATTCACATCGCTTTTGATGGCGTTTTTCGCAATGCGATAGTCTGGTTCAACGGACATTATTTAGGCATACATCCATCGGGTTATTTGGGTTTCGAATACGATGTTACCGATTATATCAACTATGGTGGCGAAAATACAATCGCAGTTCGAGTAGATGCTACAATGGAAGAAGGCTGGTTTTATGAAGGTGCTGGAATTTACAGACACGTTTGGCTGAACAAAACCAATTCCTTACACGTTCCCGCTGACGGAACTTTTGTAAGCACAACAAAATTAAATATAAACAATGCAGAATTAGCTTCAAAAGTTTCAGTGATTAATGAAGGGAGTAAAACTCAAAATTTCAAAATAATACAAACGGTTTATGATGCTTCAGGAAAATCAATTGCAACGGCTACGATTGATAACTTGAATTTGCGACCAATGGAAACCAAAGAATTTGAAACTGAATTAACTGTTTCAAATCCTAATCTTTGGTCAGTTGCTAATCCGTATTTGCACAAAATGGTGACGAATATTTATTCAGGAAATGAATTAACAGATATTCAAACGACGACTTTCGGAATCAGAACGTTGCGTTTTGATGCCAATAAAGGATTTTTTCTGAACGGAAAACACCTCAAAATAAAAGGAACCAATAATCACCAAGACCACGCAGGAGTTGGAGTAGCAATGCCCGATGGTTTACAGGATTTTCGAATTGCAACTTTAAAATCATTCGGTTCCAATGCCTATCGCTGTTCCCACAATCCGCCAACACCAGAATTATTGGATGCCTGTGACCGTTTGGGAATGGTAGTCATAGACGAAACCCGATTAATGGGAATTACAAATACTCAATTGACGGAATTAAAACGAATGATGCTCCGAGATCGAAATCATCCAAGCATTATAAGTTGGTCTATCGCCAATGAAGAATGGGGAATTGAAGGCGATATTAAAGGCGCTAGAATGACAAGAACCATTCAAGATTATGCTAAAACGATTGACACTACCAGAGGAATAACAGCCGGAATAAGTGGTAGTTGGGATAACGGAATTGCCACGGCGGTTGATGTTGTGGGCTACAATTACATCAAACACGGCGGAAAAGAAACCACCGACAAACACCACCGTGAATTTCCAAATCTAGCCAGTTGGGGAACTGAAGAAGGGTCAACAGTAGCCACAAGAGGCATTTATTTTGAAGACAGCGAAAAGCACTACAAACCCGCTTATGATTTGCCACAATCCAAAGATTGGTACAGCATTGAGCAAGGTTGGAAACACTACGATTCTCGAGATTATCTCGCCGGAATGTACATCTGGACAGGATTTGATTATCGTGGAGAACCCACACCGTATCAATGGCCATCAACAGGTTCTTATTTTGGAATGTTAGACCAATGCGCTTTTTACAAAGACGATGCTTGGTACTTGAAAGCTTGGTGGGGAACAGAACCTGTCCTGCACCTTTTGCCACATTGGAACTGGAAAAGAAAAGAAGGACAACCTATAGACGTTTGGGCATACAGCAATTGCGATGCAGTAGAATTGTTTTTAAACAAAAAAAGCCTAGGCAAAAAAACAGTCGAAAAAAATGGTCATTTAGAATGGAAAGTCAATTACGAAGCCGGAACTTTAGAAGCCATTGGTTATAAAAATGGCAAGAAATTCTTGACCGAAACCATCAAAACTACTTCCGATGCCGTTGCTCTTGGTTTACATTCGAATGTAAAAACTGTTCAAGCCAATGGAACTGATATTGCAATGATTACGGTTGACACCAAAGACAAATCAGGCTTACAAGTTCCTACTTCCGAAGACGAAGTAAGTTTTAGTATATCTGGTCCAGGGAAAATAATTGGGGTTGGAAACGGAAAACCAACATCAGTAGAACCCGATCAATTTTTAGAAAAAATAACAGTTATTCCTATTACGAATCTCAAAGAAAAAATAATCAATTCGATTTCTGAAGTTACGGAAACCAGCGATAATTTGGATATTTCCAATTGGGATACTGCTTTCAAAGAGCTCCGAGATACGGTTTTTGAAAAAAAAGTCAAAGCGCTAATTTATGGAACTAATTTTGATTTACCCGAAAATTTCAAAGATTGCAAAATCAACTTTTTTTACAACAGCATCGGTAAATCGCAGTCCATTTATATTAATGGAAAACAAATTGCTATTACCATTCCCGAAAACAAAAAAGGAGACAGTTTTGTATTGGATAAAGCCAATCTTCGTGCAGGAAAAAACAGCATTGTTATCATAGCCGAACCATTGACCTATAAATATATATGGAATCCAGTAAATACCAATCCTGGAACCATTCAACTTATCGAAGCTGCTCCAACCTGGAAACGTACTTTGTTTAGTGGTTTGGCACAAGTCATAGTGCAATCGACAGGTGAAGCGGGCGAAATTATTTTGACCGCAACAGCAAATGGACTCAAAAAAGGAGAATTAAAAATAAATGCAGCAAAATAA
- a CDS encoding IPT/TIG domain-containing protein: protein MKNLKTAWFTTCVAWMLTLVLFSSCTNDDDTQTNATAPPVITSVLPSGYDLAGNLLPLTPVTKVDPKNYYIIRGTGLSSVSKVYFNDYETYFRPTFVTDTEIIVLVDENTPYANASNKLKVVTANGTVFYDLVVAPPSPTFTGFSPINATAGTEVTITGKYFLNPVVTLAATATKPAVPVTIVSSTLEKIVVKLPANADYRNLTVTNISGSATSKEAIGTALYDDVLHGVQWGGPWAGKGVNFDYDGDAYQGTKSWQWVHGGWDGGNWGFNVDMTPYKAFRIVVKGLKAGKVNFNINGGKNYELPITTTWTYIEIPLSYWDSPSSVWMLTFQESNNDGGNTILYDDLGFVLK, encoded by the coding sequence ATGAAAAATTTAAAGACAGCTTGGTTCACAACATGTGTAGCATGGATGTTAACTTTGGTACTTTTTAGTTCTTGTACCAATGACGACGACACACAAACGAATGCTACAGCTCCGCCCGTTATCACGAGCGTGCTCCCTTCGGGTTATGATTTAGCAGGAAACCTGTTGCCTCTTACACCAGTTACTAAAGTAGATCCTAAAAATTATTATATCATCAGAGGAACAGGATTAAGTAGTGTAAGTAAAGTTTATTTTAATGATTACGAAACTTATTTCAGACCTACTTTTGTGACCGATACCGAAATAATTGTATTGGTGGATGAAAACACGCCTTATGCAAATGCGTCAAACAAATTAAAAGTAGTAACAGCTAACGGAACCGTATTTTATGACCTAGTTGTAGCTCCGCCATCGCCAACATTTACAGGCTTTAGCCCAATAAATGCAACAGCAGGTACCGAAGTGACTATTACTGGTAAATATTTTCTAAATCCAGTGGTTACCCTTGCTGCAACTGCTACAAAACCAGCCGTTCCTGTAACTATAGTTTCTTCTACTTTAGAAAAAATAGTGGTAAAATTACCAGCAAATGCTGATTATAGAAACCTTACCGTAACTAATATATCAGGTTCAGCAACTTCTAAAGAAGCCATCGGAACTGCTCTGTATGATGATGTTTTGCATGGTGTTCAATGGGGCGGACCATGGGCAGGTAAAGGAGTGAATTTTGATTATGATGGAGATGCTTATCAAGGAACAAAATCTTGGCAATGGGTTCATGGCGGATGGGATGGCGGAAACTGGGGCTTTAATGTTGATATGACTCCGTACAAAGCATTTAGAATTGTTGTAAAAGGATTAAAAGCAGGAAAAGTTAATTTTAATATCAATGGAGGTAAAAATTACGAACTACCTATTACAACTACATGGACATATATTGAAATTCCGTTGAGTTATTGGGATAGTCCTTCAAGTGTTTGGATGCTAACTTTTCAAGAATCAAATAACGACGGAGGCAATACAATCTTGTATGATGATCTTGGATTTGTTTTAAAATAG
- a CDS encoding RagB/SusD family nutrient uptake outer membrane protein, producing MKNIIKMKINFIVTLLVTSIILSSCSQDFIDVPAEGAPTLGNYYDSDEKLDNAANGLYGLVWFNMNKEGFYGITDVISGNMYAAEFNTFGKFTDLSFTNSSPYIQDSWRSCFGAIANSNAYINNLPKSVGPNVSAEALNNAMGEAHFIRAFSYFFLVRLWGNVPIIENNAEYSQNFVIPSNPVADVYKFIENDLKFAIANLRVKNRGTNYAANAHVSSGSAKAFLAKVYLYQKKYAEAKQMAAEVINSGEFKLLGGEELPTMSFADLFLQKNNNNQESIFAWQWTGAGTYFDGNFSNTLFAPENRLVETTYSGQIAPSQDLIKNVYGPGDKRRIETFMLPGDYYPNLSYAETLALGAPILLGYTFKIENEAQLSGAGLKKYVIGKENLPITGKFNPPFNGESSMNSYMMRYAELLLIHAEAILGSQTGSTSDPAALKSFNAVRKRAGVAEKTSITFDDIFKERRAELACEGDYYFDLGRLPFAQAKAILEAQNRGDRNTEKRIKITATNLLLPYPENDLIKNPKLKEVVPYTFK from the coding sequence ATGAAAAATATAATAAAAATGAAAATAAATTTTATTGTAACGTTACTAGTAACATCAATAATTTTGTCTTCCTGCTCACAAGATTTTATAGACGTTCCTGCCGAAGGAGCTCCTACATTAGGAAATTATTATGACTCGGACGAAAAATTAGACAATGCAGCCAATGGGCTTTATGGTTTGGTTTGGTTCAACATGAACAAAGAAGGATTTTATGGAATAACCGATGTTATTTCAGGAAATATGTATGCAGCAGAATTTAACACTTTCGGGAAATTTACCGATTTGAGTTTTACCAATTCTTCCCCATACATTCAAGATTCTTGGAGATCTTGTTTTGGAGCCATTGCTAATTCTAATGCTTATATCAACAATTTGCCTAAAAGTGTTGGACCTAATGTAAGTGCCGAAGCCCTAAACAATGCTATGGGTGAAGCCCATTTTATTCGTGCTTTCTCTTATTTTTTCTTGGTAAGATTATGGGGCAACGTGCCAATTATCGAGAACAATGCCGAATATTCTCAAAACTTTGTAATTCCAAGTAACCCCGTTGCTGACGTTTATAAGTTTATCGAAAATGATTTAAAATTTGCTATTGCTAATTTAAGAGTTAAAAACAGAGGCACAAATTATGCTGCTAATGCTCATGTTTCTAGTGGTTCGGCCAAAGCCTTTTTAGCCAAAGTATATTTGTATCAAAAGAAATATGCCGAAGCCAAACAAATGGCTGCCGAAGTAATCAATAGCGGAGAATTCAAATTGTTAGGGGGAGAAGAATTACCAACTATGTCTTTTGCCGATTTATTTTTACAAAAAAACAACAACAATCAAGAGTCAATCTTTGCATGGCAATGGACAGGAGCTGGAACTTATTTTGATGGAAATTTTTCTAATACTTTATTTGCTCCAGAAAATAGATTAGTAGAAACTACTTATTCAGGACAAATCGCTCCATCTCAAGATTTAATCAAAAATGTATATGGTCCTGGAGACAAAAGAAGAATAGAAACCTTCATGTTACCAGGCGATTATTATCCAAATTTGAGCTATGCCGAAACATTAGCTTTAGGTGCTCCAATCCTTTTAGGATATACTTTCAAAATCGAGAATGAGGCTCAATTATCAGGAGCTGGATTAAAAAAATATGTAATCGGAAAAGAAAACCTTCCTATCACAGGTAAATTTAACCCACCATTTAATGGTGAAAGTAGTATGAATAGCTACATGATGCGTTATGCTGAATTATTATTAATTCATGCCGAAGCTATTTTAGGATCACAAACAGGTTCTACATCAGATCCTGCTGCACTAAAATCCTTCAATGCCGTTCGTAAAAGAGCTGGTGTAGCCGAAAAAACATCCATCACATTTGATGATATTTTCAAAGAAAGACGTGCAGAATTGGCCTGCGAAGGAGATTATTATTTCGATTTAGGACGTTTGCCTTTTGCTCAAGCCAAAGCCATCTTAGAAGCACAAAATAGAGGTGATAGAAATACCGAAAAACGTATTAAAATCACTGCTACTAATCTTCTATTGCCTTATCCTGAAAATGATTTGATTAAAAATCCAAAACTAAAGGAAGTAGTACCTTATACTTTCAAATAA
- a CDS encoding SusC/RagA family TonB-linked outer membrane protein, translated as MKKLLFHLTHWKGNLIAFPMLCFLLLASSSITAQTKVQGVVSDPSGMTIPGVNVSVVGSSVSVSTNIDGKYEINAPANGTLSFSFVGFVSQNIAIKGAEKINVILKSATEDLKEVVVQVGYGTQKRKDVNSAISSIKSSDIEDLKVVSFDQMLQGKAAGVTVSSNSGQPGSNVSVKIRGVSSLTGTNEPLYVIDGVPISGDARNSSTSGRSATGNSNFSNAGNITLSPLASINPNDIESIDILKDASATAIYGSRGANGVVIVTTKSGKKGTGKFSFDTSYSISTIPKKLDSMNLQQYAIYQNALADAYNVTPRQEFANPSLLGKGTDWQEEIYQTGIMMSNQVSFSGGKDGISYYVSGGILNQEGIVIESGFKRYNFRTNLDARINKFIKVGVNISGAHTDEKLTLNGQFNGVIATSLLSTPDVSVRELTGAFSGPPVGGQTSFINPVAVSLLGSNKLVRKNYSGNFYTQVDLFKGFDYRFEVGGYTENNLNKEFDPMYSLGNAVKSFANLYYRPSMSNSWNIKNMLTYRNTIGKHNFTVLAVQESNRAHWEGHSLTATGFKDNSGKELADSDLSKAVLQFPYSGTQTLSSYLGRAVYDYAGKYGVSAAIRTDGSSKFFVGNKWGVFRSVGASWKLSNETFMEGTKKYIDNIKFRFGFGETGNNQIGNNLFDSNLHLINSSMGNSFLPANTPNKDLTWETQEQTNLGLDFTLFNSGFNATVDVYRKVSKDFLYQVPLPMFLSGGGDYEGGVNPPSFNLGKMVNKGIEVSLGYNKKFTDNFSWNANLNFTKYVNEVADMAGLNIIKTANTLAYNTMTISRTQEGLPIGSYVGYEALGIYRTDADLLTYGYTNAGGTKVVLKDGTNSLLPNFAKGDVIYKDQNNDGIIDTKDLTTIGNPNPDFTFGFTNTFKYKNVDLSIFVQGTSGNKLMNLTRLSGTLNGMLGVNALTEAADFYSASNLDAALPRPSTFDNINNAISTRFVEDGSYLRIQNVTLGYSVPSDILSKMKLSRLRIYATGQNLFTFTKYSGYDPEVGSFNQDALLSGVDSGRYPSPRLISFGCNIEF; from the coding sequence ATGAAAAAACTATTGTTTCATTTAACACATTGGAAAGGGAATCTCATTGCATTTCCAATGTTGTGTTTTTTACTACTAGCAAGTAGTAGTATTACTGCTCAAACCAAAGTACAAGGTGTGGTTTCAGATCCATCGGGAATGACAATACCTGGTGTAAATGTATCAGTTGTTGGATCTTCGGTTTCAGTTTCAACTAATATTGACGGGAAATATGAAATCAACGCACCTGCAAATGGTACTTTATCGTTTTCATTCGTAGGTTTTGTTTCCCAAAACATTGCCATCAAAGGAGCTGAAAAAATTAATGTAATATTAAAATCAGCCACCGAAGATTTGAAAGAAGTTGTAGTTCAAGTGGGATATGGAACACAAAAGCGAAAAGATGTAAACAGTGCCATTTCTTCAATTAAATCAAGTGATATTGAAGATTTGAAAGTGGTGTCTTTCGATCAGATGTTGCAAGGTAAAGCCGCTGGGGTTACTGTAAGCAGTAATTCAGGTCAGCCAGGAAGTAACGTTTCTGTAAAAATTAGAGGAGTTTCTTCTTTGACAGGCACTAACGAACCTTTGTATGTAATTGATGGAGTGCCTATTTCTGGTGATGCCAGAAATTCTTCAACATCTGGAAGAAGTGCTACAGGAAATTCTAATTTCTCGAATGCGGGTAACATTACTTTAAGTCCTTTGGCTTCTATTAATCCTAATGATATTGAATCTATAGATATTTTGAAAGATGCTTCGGCAACTGCTATTTATGGTTCTCGTGGTGCTAATGGTGTTGTTATCGTAACTACAAAATCAGGAAAAAAAGGAACAGGAAAATTCTCTTTTGACACTTCCTATTCGATAAGTACAATTCCTAAAAAGTTGGATTCTATGAATTTGCAACAATATGCCATTTATCAAAATGCTTTGGCTGATGCTTATAATGTTACACCAAGACAAGAATTTGCAAATCCATCTCTTTTAGGTAAAGGAACAGATTGGCAAGAAGAAATTTATCAAACAGGAATCATGATGTCTAACCAAGTATCATTTTCGGGCGGAAAAGATGGTATAAGCTATTATGTTTCAGGTGGAATTCTGAATCAAGAAGGTATTGTTATTGAATCAGGTTTTAAGAGATATAATTTCAGAACTAATTTAGATGCAAGAATCAATAAATTTATAAAAGTAGGAGTTAATATTAGTGGAGCTCATACTGATGAAAAACTAACTTTAAATGGTCAGTTCAATGGTGTGATCGCTACTTCTTTATTGAGTACACCAGATGTAAGTGTTAGAGAATTAACAGGTGCTTTTTCGGGGCCTCCAGTAGGTGGTCAAACCTCATTTATTAATCCTGTTGCGGTATCTTTATTGGGTTCTAATAAATTAGTTAGAAAAAATTATTCTGGAAATTTCTATACTCAAGTTGATTTATTTAAAGGTTTTGACTATCGTTTTGAAGTTGGAGGCTACACAGAAAATAATTTGAATAAAGAATTTGACCCTATGTATTCTCTTGGAAATGCTGTAAAAAGCTTTGCAAATTTGTATTATAGACCATCTATGAGCAACTCTTGGAACATAAAAAATATGTTGACTTATAGAAATACAATAGGCAAACATAACTTTACTGTATTGGCCGTTCAAGAATCGAATAGAGCACATTGGGAAGGACATTCTCTAACTGCTACAGGATTTAAAGATAATTCAGGAAAAGAACTTGCTGATTCTGATTTGTCAAAAGCAGTATTACAATTTCCGTATAGCGGAACACAAACTTTATCCTCCTATCTTGGAAGAGCTGTTTATGATTATGCTGGTAAATATGGTGTTTCTGCAGCTATTAGAACAGATGGTTCTTCTAAATTTTTTGTTGGCAACAAATGGGGTGTTTTTAGATCAGTTGGAGCTTCTTGGAAGTTATCAAACGAAACATTCATGGAAGGGACCAAAAAATATATAGACAATATTAAATTTAGATTTGGTTTCGGAGAAACAGGTAACAATCAGATTGGTAATAATTTATTCGACTCAAATTTACATTTAATAAATAGCTCCATGGGTAATTCATTTTTACCTGCCAATACTCCTAATAAAGATTTGACATGGGAAACGCAAGAGCAGACCAATTTAGGATTAGATTTTACATTGTTTAATTCTGGTTTCAATGCAACCGTTGATGTTTACAGAAAAGTATCTAAAGATTTCCTTTATCAAGTTCCATTGCCAATGTTCCTTTCTGGAGGTGGTGATTATGAAGGTGGGGTAAATCCACCCTCTTTTAACCTTGGAAAAATGGTCAATAAAGGAATTGAGGTTAGTTTAGGATACAATAAAAAATTCACAGATAATTTCTCTTGGAATGCCAATTTGAATTTCACCAAGTATGTTAATGAAGTAGCTGATATGGCAGGGTTGAATATCATAAAAACAGCCAATACTTTGGCTTACAACACCATGACAATTTCTAGAACTCAAGAAGGATTACCAATAGGATCTTATGTAGGATATGAGGCTTTAGGAATTTATAGAACTGATGCTGATTTGCTTACTTATGGTTATACCAATGCCGGTGGTACTAAAGTAGTTTTGAAAGACGGAACCAACTCTTTGCTGCCTAATTTTGCAAAAGGAGATGTTATTTATAAAGATCAAAACAATGACGGAATCATAGATACTAAAGATTTGACTACTATTGGAAATCCGAATCCAGATTTTACTTTCGGATTTACTAATACCTTCAAATACAAAAATGTAGATTTGTCTATTTTCGTACAAGGAACATCTGGTAATAAATTGATGAATTTAACTCGATTGTCAGGAACCCTTAATGGTATGTTAGGAGTTAATGCTTTAACAGAAGCAGCTGATTTTTATTCCGCTTCTAATTTAGATGCTGCCTTGCCAAGACCTTCAACTTTTGATAATATTAATAACGCCATATCCACTCGTTTCGTAGAAGATGGCTCTTATTTAAGAATTCAAAACGTAACTTTAGGCTACTCTGTACCATCAGATATATTGTCAAAAATGAAATTATCTCGATTAAGAATTTATGCTACAGGACAAAATTTATTCACCTTTACCAAATATTCAGGCTATGATCCCGAAGTAGGTTCTTTTAACCAAGACGCTTTGTTAAGTGGAGTAGATAGTGGTCGCTATCCATCGCCAAGATTGATTTCTTTTGGTTGTAATATTGAATTTTAA
- a CDS encoding AraC family transcriptional regulator has protein sequence MATFKNFHREIVPLAAQDSFLVFDRIKDTFDFPVHYHPEYEINFILNGKGVKRVVGDNIEEIDDVELVLVGPNLYHGWEINKCKNNGIHEITIQFHHDLFHEFLLSRRIMTPIKDMFNRSIHGILFSKQVAEMLTPRLMKISKLDGMDYFLEIVSILYDLANSRNQRILSTFTVENDTFEEYDKMKLVYDYVQKNFAEKLSLEEVAGVANMTTISFNRFIKKRTGKTFVNYINDIRIGYAARWLVEKDLSIFEIAFKSGFNNIANFNRSFKAFKKCTPSQYREDFSGLKRIL, from the coding sequence ATGGCAACTTTTAAGAATTTTCACAGAGAAATAGTTCCGCTAGCCGCTCAAGATAGTTTTTTGGTTTTTGATAGAATTAAAGACACTTTTGATTTTCCGGTTCATTATCATCCAGAGTATGAAATCAATTTTATTTTGAATGGCAAAGGAGTTAAACGCGTGGTAGGCGATAATATAGAAGAGATTGACGATGTTGAGTTAGTTCTTGTTGGCCCTAATTTGTACCACGGATGGGAAATAAATAAATGTAAAAATAACGGAATACACGAAATAACGATTCAGTTTCATCATGATCTGTTTCATGAATTTTTGTTGTCAAGGCGAATTATGACTCCTATAAAGGATATGTTTAACCGTTCTATACATGGTATTTTATTTTCAAAACAGGTAGCAGAAATGCTCACTCCACGGTTAATGAAGATATCCAAGCTGGACGGAATGGATTATTTCTTGGAGATAGTTTCGATTCTATATGACCTTGCGAACTCCCGAAATCAAAGGATTTTATCCACATTTACGGTCGAAAATGACACTTTCGAAGAGTATGATAAGATGAAATTAGTCTATGATTATGTTCAAAAGAATTTTGCCGAAAAATTGTCTTTAGAAGAAGTGGCAGGAGTTGCTAATATGACGACCATTTCTTTTAACCGATTTATAAAAAAACGTACAGGAAAAACCTTTGTCAATTATATTAATGATATCCGTATTGGATACGCAGCCAGATGGTTAGTAGAAAAAGACTTGAGTATTTTTGAAATTGCTTTTAAATCTGGATTTAATAATATTGCTAATTTTAATAGAAGTTTCAAGGCTTTTAAGAAATGTACTCCTAGTCAATACCGTGAAGATTTTTCAGGGCTAAAAAGGATTTTATAA
- a CDS encoding glycoside hydrolase family 26 protein has protein sequence MIKSNPIVFFFLAWSASFSAFSQGNNTKLSLSDTKATKSTTQLYQNLQKLTQKGILFGHQDDLAYGVNWKYESGRSDVKDVTGDYPAVYGWDLGGLEKKSDKNIDGIPFDKMRQYIKEGHSRGGIITLSWHFDNPLTGKNAWDITPKSLVSVLPGGESHEKFKSWLDEAVTYIKTLKDKSGKPIPILYRPYHELTGTWFWWCKNNANPEEFKTLWKFSMAYFQKKGIHNLIYVYNTADFNSKEEFLEYYPGTDYVDILSFDKYQYNDPTKDNSFVENCQKQFKIMNEVAKEQNKIMAFAETGYEAIPYSKWWTDTLLKAIGNYKISYVLVWRNHGWQESEKKMHYYAPIKGDVSEKDFIDFYNLDRILFEKDAAKAQLYKK, from the coding sequence ATGATAAAATCGAATCCTATAGTCTTCTTTTTTTTAGCATGGAGTGCATCATTTTCGGCTTTTTCTCAAGGCAATAATACTAAATTGTCATTAAGTGATACAAAAGCAACAAAAAGCACAACACAATTATACCAAAACCTACAAAAATTAACCCAAAAAGGAATATTATTTGGGCATCAAGACGATTTGGCCTATGGCGTAAACTGGAAATATGAATCAGGTAGAAGCGATGTAAAAGACGTTACAGGCGATTATCCCGCAGTATATGGATGGGATTTGGGAGGGTTAGAAAAAAAATCAGATAAGAATATTGATGGCATTCCTTTTGACAAAATGCGACAATACATAAAAGAAGGACATTCTCGTGGCGGAATCATTACTTTGAGTTGGCATTTTGATAATCCTTTGACAGGAAAAAACGCTTGGGACATTACCCCAAAATCACTCGTATCGGTATTACCTGGAGGTGAAAGTCACGAAAAATTTAAGTCTTGGCTAGACGAAGCCGTGACTTACATCAAAACTCTTAAAGATAAAAGCGGAAAACCCATTCCGATACTCTATCGTCCGTATCACGAACTAACAGGAACTTGGTTTTGGTGGTGCAAAAACAACGCAAATCCCGAAGAATTCAAAACTTTATGGAAATTTTCGATGGCGTATTTTCAGAAAAAAGGAATTCATAATTTGATTTACGTTTACAACACCGCCGATTTTAATTCGAAAGAAGAATTCCTAGAATATTATCCTGGAACTGATTATGTTGACATTTTAAGTTTTGACAAATACCAATACAACGACCCTACAAAAGACAATTCATTCGTAGAAAATTGCCAAAAACAATTCAAAATAATGAACGAAGTTGCCAAGGAACAAAACAAGATTATGGCTTTTGCCGAAACGGGTTATGAAGCCATTCCGTATTCTAAATGGTGGACAGATACTTTGCTAAAAGCCATTGGGAATTATAAAATTTCTTATGTATTGGTCTGGCGAAATCACGGTTGGCAAGAATCCGAAAAGAAAATGCACTATTACGCTCCCATAAAAGGAGACGTCAGCGAAAAAGATTTTATAGATTTCTATAATCTGGATCGCATTTTATTCGAAAAAGACGCTGCCAAAGCGCAACTTTATAAAAAATAA